TGCTCGCCCCGCAGGCGATCATCAAGCGCATCGGCGAGATGACCGGACCCGAGGGCGTCTTCGCCTCGGGCGTCGGCCAGCACCAGATGTGGTCCGCGCAGTTCATCCAGTACGAGCGCCCGAACGCCTGGCTGAACTCCGGTGGCGCGGGCACGATGGGGTACTCGGTCCCGGCCGCGATGGGCGCCAAGGTGGCACAGCCCGACCGTGTCGTCTGGGCGATCGACGGCGACGGCTGCTTCCAGATGACCAACCAGGAACTCGCGACCTGCGTCATCAACGACATCCCGATCAAGGTCGCGGTCATCAACAACTCGTCGCTCGGCATGGTGCGGCAGTGGCAGACGCTGTTCTACGACGGCCGGCACTCGTTCACCGACCTGCAGACCGGCCACGGCACCCGCCGGGTCCCGGACTTCGTGAAGCTCGCCGACGCCTACGGGGCGCTCGGCATCCGGGTCGAGAAGCCGGAGGAGGTCGACGCGGCCATCCAGCTCGCGCTCGACACAAACGACCGCCCGGTGGTCATCGACTTCGTGGTCAGCCGCGACTCGATGGTCTGGCCGATGGTCCCGCAGGGGATCGGCAACTCGTCCATCCAGTACGCCCGCGACCTCGCCCCGACGTGGGACGACGAGGACGCCGACATGACGGGGGAGCCCGCATGAGCCACGTCCTGTCCCTCCTGGTCGAGGACAAGCCGGGTCTGCTGACCCGCGTCGCGGGGCTCTTCGCCCGTCGCGGCTTCAACATCGAGTCGCTCGCCGTGGGCAACACCGAGGTGGACGGCCTGAGCCGCATCACCGTGGTCGTCGACGTCGAGGACCTCCCCCTCGAGCAGGTGACGAAGCAGCTCAACAAGCTCGTCAACGTCATCAAGATCGTGGAGCTCGACTTCCCCCAGTCGGTGCAGCGCGAACACATGCTCGTCAAGGTGCGGGTCGACAACCAGACCCGGTCCGCGGTGCTCGACGCCGTGACGCTCTTCCGGGCGCAGGTCGTCGACGTCGCCACCGACTCGCTCGTCGTCGAGGTGACCGGTGACCCCGGCAAGATCCAGGCGATCCTGCGCGTCCTCGAGCCCTACGGCATCAAGGAGCTGGCCCGGGCCGGGCTCCTGGGCATGGGCCGCGGACCGAAGAGCATCACCGACCGGGTGCGCTGAGCACCGGTCACCCAGACACCCCACAACCAAGGAGACCACGCACCGTGACTGACATCGTGTACGACGCCGACGCCGACCTCAGCCTCATCCAGGGCAAGAAGGTCGCGGTCATCGGCTACGGCTCGCAGGGCCACGCCCACGCCCTGAACCTCCGCGACTCCGGCGTCGAGGTCAAGATCGGCCTCAAGGAGGGCTCGAAGAGCCGCCAGAAGGCCGAGGAGGCCGGCTTCGAGGTGCACACCCCGGCCGACGCCACCGCCTGGGCCGACGTCGTCGTGATCCTCACCCCGGACCAGGTCCAGCGCATCGTGTACAAGGACGACATCGCGCCGAACCTCAAGCAGGGCGCCACGCTCGTCTTCGGTCACGGTTTCAACATCCGCTACGGCTACATCGAGGCGCCCGAGGGCGTCGACGTGTCGCTCGTCGCCCCGAAGGGCCCGGGTCACACCGTCCGTCGCGAGTACGAGGCCGGCCGCGGCGTCCCCGTGATCGTCGCCGTCGAGGTCGACGCGTCGGGCAGCGCCTGGGACCTGGCGTGGTCGTACTCGAAGGCCATCGGCGGCCTGCGCTCCGGCGGCATCAAGACGACGTTCACCGAGGAGACCGAGACCGACCTGTTCGGTGAGCAGGCCGTCCTGTGCGGTGGCACCTCGCAGCTCATCCAGTACGGCTTCGAGACCCTGGTCGAGGCCGGCTACCAGCCGCAGATCGCCTACTTCGAGGTGCTGCACGAGCTCAAGCTCATCGTCGACCTCATCTGGGAGGGCGGCCTCACCAAGCAGCGCTGGTCGATCTCCGACACGGCCGAGTTCGGTGACTACGTCTCCGGCCCGCGCGTGATCTCGCCCGAGGTCAAGGAGAACATGAAGGCCGTCCTCGCGGACATCCAGGACGGCACCTTCGCGAAGCGCTTCATCGAGGACCAGGATGCCGGCGCGCCGGAGTTCACCGCCCTCCGCGAGAAGGGCGAGGGGCACCCGGTCGAGGCGACCGGCCGCGAGCTCCGCAAGCTGTTCGCGTGGAAGCAGGCCGACTCCGACTACGTCGACGGCTCGGCCGCGCGGTAGTCTGCCTGAGACAAGCTCGACCCGCGAGGCGGCGGTGCAGTGCACCGCCGCCTCTCGATGTGACCCGGACACGATGCATCAGCTCCTGAACCACCCCGACGCCTCCCGACGACGTCGACCGACCACGACGACGCACGACGCCGTGCGCACCGCCGTGCCCGCTGGCCCCGGCGTCGCCCGGCAGCGGCCGACCCCGTGGCGGGGGCAGTCCACTGGACGTGGGATGATCGTCGGATGGCGGTGACGAGACGAGCGGTCCACATCGGCGCCGGCAAGATCGGGCGCGGCTTCGTGGGCCAGTTCCTCGTGGCGAGCGGCTACGACCTCACCTTCGTCGACGTCGACGAGCGTGTGGTGGCAGCCCTCAACGAAGCCGGACGGTTCGTCGTGCACGAGGTCGGCGAGATGCCGGTCGAGCACACGGTCGCCGGGTTCCGCGCACTCAACAGCAAGACCGACCGCGACCGCGTCGTGCAGGCCATCGCCGAGGCCGACGTCGTCACGACCGCCGTCGGGGCGCGGACCCTGCCGCTCGTGGCGCCGCTCATCGCCGAGGGACTGGCCGCCCGCCCGCTCGACCGGGGCGAGGTCACGATCGTCGCCTGCGAGAACGCGTTCAACGCCACCGACTCCCTGCACGCGAGCATCCGCCGCGCGCCGATCCTCGAGGACCGCGACGTCGCCGCGGTGTTCGCGAACTGCGCGATCGACCGCATCGTCCCCGACCAGTCCGGCGTGCTCGGCCAGTCCGGCGGCCTCGACGTCGTGCTCGAACCCTTCTACGAGTGGGTCATCGAGCGCACCCCGTTCGCCGGGACCGACGTGGAGCACCCCGTCATCGACGGCGTGACCTGGGTCGACGACCTGCAGCCGTTCGTCGAGCGCAAGCTCTACACGGTCAACACCGCGCACGCGACCGCCGCGTACCACGGCTGGGTCCGCGGCATCCGCCTCATCCGGGAGGCGCTCCAGGACCCCGACGTGCGCGCCGAGGTCGACGGGGTGCTCGCGGAGACGACCGCGCTGCTCATCGCGAAGCACGGCTTCGACCCGGAGGAGCACGCCGGGTACGTCGCGGCGAACCTCACGCGCATCGCGAACCCCCTGCTGCCGGACACGACGCTCCGCGTCGGTCGGAACCCGCTCCGCAAGCTCGGCCGTCGTGAGCGCTTCATCGGCCCCGCCGCCCAGCTCGCCGAGCACGGGCTGCCCGTCGACCACCTGCTCGGCGCCGTCCGGGTCGCGCTCGAGTTCGACGACCAGGACGACCCGGAGTCGTACGAGCTGCACGCGCTGCTCCGGTCCGGGGCGACGGCGCACGCGCTGACGGAGATCCTCACCGGCCTGATGGAGGGCCACCCGCTGTTCCCGGCGGTCCGCGACGTCGTGGCCGGCGTCCTCGAGACCCAGCCCGCCCAGGCATGAGCGGCGACCCTCGTAGGATCGACGGCATGACCGAGGACCGCGACCGCGACGACGACGACGCCCTGTCGTGGGGTGACGCGGACGACGCCACGCACGTGGACGCCGCGCACAACCCGATCACCGTCAAGGAACGCGACCAGCGGGACCCGGACGCGCCGGAGACCTCCGGCGCCCTGGTCGGCTTCGGGGTGTTCGGCGGGCTGTACCTGCTCTACACGGTGGCCTGGCTGCTGACCGCGTCCACCACGTACGTCTCCGGCGTCGACGCGGTGCTCAGCGGGTACGTCGCCGTGCTGCGCGCCCTGTCGATCGTCGCGCCGGCGCTCTGGTTCTCGGTCGTGCTCTGGGCCGCGCGCGGTCGCAGCACCCGGACCCGGCTGCTCTGGATGCTCGCCGGCGCCGTGGTGCTCTTCCCGTGGCCGTTCCTCATGACGCGGAGCTTCGGGTGACCGCGGTCGACGGTCGGACCGGTCGGCTGCGGCGTTCCCGTGGCGAGGTCGTCGGTCGGATCGTGGTCTGGGCCGTCGCCGCGGTGCTGCTGGCGTACATGACGGTGCAGAGCGTCGGGAACCTCGTGACGGTGTCCCAGTCCGTGCACGAGTTCAACCGCTTCATCGGGACGACCTCCGGCGGGGACTCGCTCCGACGCGCCGTCCCGTGGGTGTGGCTCGTCCTCGACATCGTCATCGCGCCGCTCGCCTTCGCGGTCGCGTGGTGGGTCACCCGCCGGGCCACGCTCGCGGTGACGGCTGCGGTGTTCCTGCTCGCCTTCGCGGCCGCCGGGGCGCTCTGGCTGGACCTGCAGCTGTTCGTGCCCCGCCTGCTCGACTTCTGACGGGCCTCCCGTCCGGCGCTCCGCGACGCCGGTCCCGCGTCGTAACGACCCGGTCGCGTCGGTAGGGTGGTGGTACACCACCCGTCTCGTGTGAGGAACAGCAGTCGTGTCGAAGCCGGTCGTCCTGATCGCCGAAGAACTCTCGCCCGCCACCGTCGACGCCCTCGGGCCCGACTTCGAGATCAGGAACGTGGACGGCACCGACCGTCCAGCCCTGCTCTCCGCGCTGTCCGACGCGCACGCGATCCTCGTCCGCTCCGCGACGAAGGTCGACGCCGAGGCCATCGCCGCGGCACCGGAGCTGCGCGTCATCGCCCGCGCCGGCGTCGGACTCGACAACGTCGACATCAAGGCGGCCACCACGGCCGGGGTGATGGTCGTCAACGCGCCGACCTCGAACATCATCTCCGCCGCCGAACTGACGGTCGGGCACATCCTGTCGCTCGCGCGGCACATCCCGGCCGCGCACGCCTCCCTCGCCGCCGGCGCCTGGAAGCGCTCGTCGTACACGGGCGTCGAGCTGTACGAGAAGACGGTCGGCATCATCGGCCTCGGCCGGATCGGTGCGCTCATCACGCAGCGGCTGCAGGCGTTCGGCGTCTCGGTGATCGCGTACGACCCGTACGTCACCAGCGCCCGCGCCCAGCAGCTCGGGGTCGAGCTCGTCTCCCTCGAGGACCTGCTGCGTCGCGCCGACTTCACCACCATCCACATGCCGAAGACGCCGGAGACGGTCGGCATGATCTCGGACGACCAGTTCGCGCTCATGAAGCCCACCGCCTTCGTCGTGAACGTCGCCCGCGGTGGCCTCATCGACGAGGACGCGCTGCACCGCGCGCTGACCTCGAACACCATCGCCGGTGCCGGGCTCGACGTGTTCGTGTCCGAGCCCCCGAAGGACTCGCCGCTCGTCGCGCTGCCCAACGTCGTCGTGACCCCGCACCTCGGTGCGTCCACGGACGAGGCGCAGGAGAAAGCCGGCGTCGCGGTGGCCAAGTCCGTCCGGCTCGCGCTCGGCGGGGAGCTCGTCCCCGACGCGGTCAACGTCGCAGGCGGCGTCATCGACCCGTACGTCCGCCCTGGCATCCCGCTCGTCGAGAAGCTCGGGCAGGTGTTCACCGCGATGGCGACCTCCCCGGTGACCAGCATCGACGTCGAGGTGCACGGCGAACTGGCCGACTACGACGTCAGCGTGCTCAAGCTCGCCGCACTCAAGGGCGTGTTCACCGACGTCGTCAGCGACCAGGTCTCCTACGTCAACGCCCCGCTGATCGCCGAGCAGCGCGGGGTCACCGTGCGGCTCATCACCGACGGTGACAGCCCGGAGTACCGCAACCTCCTCACCATCCGCGGTGCCCAGTCCGACGGGCCGGCGATCAGCGTCTCCGGCACCCTGACCGGCCCGAAGCAGGTCGAGAAGCTCGTCGAGATCAACGGCTACGACGTCGAGGTCGCGCTCGACAAGCACCACGTGGTCATGGCCTACACGGACCGCCCCGGCATCGTCGCGGTGTACGGCAAGGAGTTCGGCGAGGCGGGCATCAACATCGCCGCCATGCAGATCGCGCGCCAGTCCGCCGGCGGTGAGGCGCTCAGCGTCCTGACCGTGGACTCGCCGGTGCCGGACGCGGTCCTCGAGCACGTCCGGTCGACGATCGACGCGACGTCGCTCCGCGAGATCGACATCACCCTCTAGGAGCCCCGTGACGCAGCAGCAGACGCTCAAGCTCGCGGTGGTCCGCGGGGACGGCATCGGTCCCGAGGTCGTCGACGAGGCCCTCAAGGTCCTGCGGGCCGTGGCCGACGGTGCGCTCGACGTGCAGGAGACCGACTTCGCACTCGGTGCGGACCGCTTCCTCGCGACCGGCGACGTGCTCACCGAGACCGACATGGCCGCGATCGCCGAGCACGACGCGATCCTGCTCGGTGCCGTGGGTGGGGACCCGCGCGACCCGCGGCTGGCCGGCGGCGTGATCGAGCGCGGGCTGCTGCTGAAGCTGCGGTTCGCGTTCGACCACTACGTGAACCTCCGGCCGACGACGGTGCACGCCGGCGTCACCTCACCGCTCGCCGAGCCCGGGGACGTGGACTTCGTGGTCGTGCGGGAGGGCACCGAGGGCCCGTACGTCGGCAACGGCGGCGCCATCCGTGTCGACACCCCGCACGAGATCGCGACCGAGGTCTCGCTGAACACGGCGCACGGCGTCGAACGGGTCGTCCGGTACGCCTTCGCCCTCGCCGCCCGCCGTCCGCGGCGACACCTCACCCTCGTGCACAAGACGAACGTGCTCGTGTACGCGGGGTCGCTGTGGCAGCGCACCGTCGCCGCCGTCGCGCAGGAGTTCCCGGAGGTGACGGTCGACTACCAGCACGTCGACGCCGTCACCATCCACATGGTGCGCGAGCCGTCGCGGTTCGACGTCATCGTGACGGACAACCTCTTCGGCGACATCATCACCGACCTCGCCGGGGCCATCAGCGGCGGCATCGGTCTGGCGGCGTCGGGCAACATCAACCCGGACGGCACCTTCCCGAGCATGTTCGAGCCGGTCCACGGCTCGGCACCCGACATCGCCGGTCAGCAGCTGGCCGACCCCACCGCAGCGGTCCTCTCCGTCGCCCTCCTGCTCGACCACGTCGGTCGGTCGGACCTGGCGGCGGCGGTGACCCAGGCGGTCGAGGCCGACCTCGCCGACCGGGGCACCACACGGCGGTCGACGGCCGAGATCGGCGACGCCATCGTCGCCGCGGCCACCGCTCGCACCACCACGGCCTGACAGGAGCCACCCATGCGTGACAGCACGACCGAGACCCCGAGCGACGGCACCGACTTCGCACTCGACTTCGCGACGACCCCGTCGCCGGAACGGCGCGCCGCCGCCGAGCGCGAGGAGATCCTCGCCGACCCCGGGTTCGGGAAGCACTTCACCGACCACATGGCCAGCGTCGAGTGGACGCTCGACGCCGGCTGGCACGACGCGACCGTGCACGCGTACGGGCCGCTCTCCCTCGACCCGAGCGCGAGCGTGCTGCACTACGCGCAGGAGATCTTCGAGGGGATGAAGGCGTACCGGCACGCCGACGGCTCGATCTGGTCCTTCCGACCGGACGCGAACGCGCGTCGCTTCGCCCGGTCCGCCCGTCGTCTCGCCCTGCCGGAGCTGCCCGAGGCCGTCTTCGTCGAGTCGATCCGTCAGCTGGTGCGCGCGGACGAGGCCTGGGTGCCGTCGGCGCCCGAGACGAGCCTGTACCTGCGTCCGTTCATGATCGCGACCGAGGCCTTCCTCGGGGTCCGGGCCGCGCACGCGGTCCAGTACCACTGCATCGCCAGCCCGGCCGGCGCCTACTTCACGTCCGGACCGAAGCCGGTGTCGATCTGGCTGTCGACGCAGTATGCCCGCGCGGCCCGCGGCGGTACCGGTGCTGCGAAGACCGGCGGCAACTACGCGGCCTCGCTGCTGCCCCAGCAGGAGGCGTACGAGCACGGCTGCCAGCAGGTCATGTTCCTGGACTCCGAGAAGGGCGAGTACCTCGAGGAGCTCGGCGGGATGAACGTGGTCCTGGTCCGGTCCGACGGCACCCTGGTCACCCCCGACTCCGACTCGATCCTCGAGGGGATCACGCGCGACTCGATCCTGCAGCTCGCCCTCGACCGGGGTCTCCGGGTGGAGCGCCGTTCGGTCGCGCTGAGCGAGTGGCGGGACGGCGTCGCCGACGGCACAATCACCGAGGCGTTCGCCTGTGGGACCGCCGCGGTCGTCACCCCGATCGCGGAATTGCGTGGCGACGGGTTCACGATCGGTTCGCCGACGAACGGAGCCGGCGAGCTGACGATGTCCCTCCGCGAGGAGTTGACCGACATCCAGTACGGCCGCCGTCCCGACCCGCACGGCTGGATGGTCCGGCTCACGGACCCGACGTCGATCGACGCTGAGTAGGGTCGACGCGTGAAGATCGCACGGTTCAGCACCGAGGGGGAGGACCCCCGCTACGGCATCCTCGACGAGCGCGCACTGGTGGTGCTCGCCGGCGACCCGATGTACCAGGGCTTCGAGACGACGGGGGAGCGGGTGTCCCTGCAGGACGCCAAGCTGCTCGCCCCCGTGATCCCGCGGTCGAAGGTGATCGGCGTCGGGCTCAACTACGCCGAGCACGTCTCCGAGATGGATGAGCGGACGGCGGACGACCCGGTCGTGTTCCTCAAGCCGAACACCTCGGTCATCGGCCCGGAGGACCCGATCCGGCTGCCGGCCGACGTCGGACGCGTCGACCACGAGGGCGAGCTCGCCATCGTGATCGGCTCCCTGGCGAAGAACGTCAGCAAGGAGGACTTCGCGAGCGTCATCCTCGGATACACGATCGCGAACGACGTGACCGCCCGTGACCTGCAGGCGCGCGACGGCCAGTGGGCCCGGGCCAAGGGCTTCGACACGTTCTGCCCGCTGGGCCCGGTCATCGAGACCGAGATCGACCCGTCGGACATCCGCATCGAGACGCGCGTGGACGGTGACCTCCGCCAGGCCGCGTCGACGAACGAGATGGTGCACGACATCCCGACGCTCATCGAGTTCATCTCGTCGATCTGGACCCTGCTGCCCGGGGACGTCATCCTCACCGGGACTCCTGCCGGTGTGGGCGCCATCCGCGACGGCGACGTGGTCGAGGTCACGATCTCCGGTATCGGCTCGCTCCGCAACCCGGTCATCGCGCGTCACTGACGCAGCGTGCTCCGCACGGGAGGCCCGACACCGTTCGCGGTGTCGGGCCTCCGTCCGTCCCGGGGCCGGTCGGCGACGTCCGCGCCCTGAGCGGGCCGTGCGACACGCCCGAGATGGGCGCTGGTTGGCGGTGCTCTGGATCGCGTGTAGTGTTTCCTCTCGTTGCCACGGCAGCGAGAACGGAACGGCCGAGACGGACACCGGGGAAACCTGGTCGTCGCAGTCCGGACGGGGCCCCCGCTGGGCAACAGATCGACAGCCTCTCTGGCGATGCACCTAATGGTGTGGAGTGGGGAGTGCGTCTGGTCCTTGAGAACTCAACAGCGTGCACATTGTCAATGCCAATTTATTGACCTCGTCGCTCATCGCCTTCGTGGTGGTGGGTGTCGGAGACAATTCCTTTTGGATTGAAGATTGTCAGTAGACAGTCAACAGTCAAGATCAACTCGCTGACACTTTCGGGTGTTGGTTGTAATTTTTTACGGAGAGTTTGATCCTGGCTCAGGACGAACGCTGGCGGCGTGCTTAACACATGCAAGTCGAACGATGATCAGGAGCTTGCTCCTGTGATTAGTGGCGAACGGGTGAGTAACACGTGAGTAACCTGCCCCTGACTCTGGGATAAGCGTTGGAAACGACGTCTAATACTGGATATGATCACTGGTCGCATGGCCTGGTGGTGGAAAGATTTTTTGGTTGGGGATGGACTCGCGGCCTATCAGCTTGTTGGTGAGGTAATGGCTCACCAAGGCGACGACGGGTAGCCGGCCTGAGAGGGTGACCGGCCACACTGGGACTGAGACACGGCCCAGACTCCTACGGGAGGCAGCAGTGGGGAATATTGCACAATGGGCGAAAGCCTGATGCAGCAACGCCGCGTGAGGGATGACGGCCTTCGGGTTGTAAACCTCTTTTAGTAGGGAAGAAGCGAAAGTGACGGTACCTGCAGAAAAAGCACCGGCTAACTACGTGCCAGCAGCCGCGGTAATACGTAGGGTGCAAGCGTTGTCCGGAATTATTGGGCGTAAAGAGCTCGTAGGCGGTTTGTCGCGTCTGCTGTGAAATCCCGAGGCTCAACCTCGGGCTTGCAGTGGGTACGGGCAGACTAGAGTGCGGTAGGGGAGATTGGAATTCCTGGTGTAGCGGTGGAATGCGCAGATATCAGGAGGAACACCGATGGCGAAGGCAGATCTCTGGGCCGTAACTGACGCTGAGGAGCGAAAGCATGGGGAGCGAACAGGATTAGATACCCTGGTAGTCCATGCCGTAAACGTTGGGCGCTAGATGTAGGGACCTTTCCACGGTTTCTGTGTCGTAGCTAACGCATTAAGCGCCCCGCCTGGGGAGTACGGCCGCAAGGCTAAAACTCAAAGGAATTGACGGGGGCCCGCACAAGCGGCGGAGCATGCGGATTAATTCGATGCAACGCGAAGAACCTTACCAAGGCTTGACATACACCGGAAACGGCCAGAGATGGTCGCCCCCTTGTGGTCGGTGTACAGGTGGTGCATGGTTGTCGTCAGCTCGTGTCGTGAGATGTTGGGTTAAGTCCCGCAACGAGCGCAACCCTCGTTCTATGTTGCCAGCGGGTTATGCCGGGGACTCATAGGAGACTGCCGGGGTCAACTCGGAGGAAGGTGGGGATGACGTCAAATCATCATGCCCCTTATGTCTTGGGCTTCACGCATGCTACAATGGCCGGTACAAAGGGCTGCGATACCGTAAGGTGGAGCGAATCCCAAAAAGCCGGTCTCAGTTCGGATTGAGGTCTGCAACTCGACCTCATGAAGTCGGAGTCGCTAGTAATCGCAGATCAGCAACGCTGCGGTGAATACGTTCCCGGGCCTTGTACACACCGCCCGTCAAGTCATGAAAGTCGGTAACACCCGAAGCCGGTGGCCTAACCCTTGTGGAAGGAGCCGTCGAAGGTGGGATCGGTGATTAGGACTAAGTCGTAACAAGGTAGCCGTACCGGAAGGTGCGGCTGGATCACCTCCTTTCTAAGGAGCATCTGGTTCCAGGTTGTGTTCGTTTGAGCATGGTTTGGGGTCCAGGCGCCCGATTCGGACCGAACGTGTCCGACGGGTAGCTCATGGGTGGAACATTGACAGTGCAGTCGGGAGCGCGTCTCTCGGTCTCAGTACGCTCTGCTTGCAGGGTTGGAACGGGTCGGGTGGGAGCGGGTCGGCTGGTGCACGTTGTTGGGTCCTGAGGGACCAGGCTTCCTGCCGTGGTGTGTCTTCGGATGTGCTGGTGGTGGGGGTTGGGCCTGCGGGTCCTTCGTTGGGCTGCATGAAGCGAACCTGTTTGGTTCGGGGAGTGTGGTGCCGATCGTATGTTGAGAACTACACAGTGGACGCGAGCATCTTTAGATTCGCGTCATCAGCATGGGCTGCTCCTTGTGGGTGGTGTTGTGTTGTGGCGTTGGATCGCAATTTTAATCTTTGTGGTCAAGTTTCTAAGAGCAAACGGTGGATGCCTTGGCATCTGGAGCCGAAGAAGGACGTAGAAATCTGCGATAAGCCTCGGGGAGCTGATAATCGAGCTGTGATCCGAGGATTTCCGAATGGGGAAACCCCGCCAGGCGACTTGTCGACCTGGTGACTCCCGCCTGAATATATAGGGCGGGTAGAGGGAACGTGGGGAAGTGAAACATCTCAGTACCCACAGGAAGAGAAAACAACATGTGATTCCGTGAGTAGTGGCGAGCGAAAACGGATGAGGCTAAACCGATCATGTGTGATAGCCGGCGGGCGTTGCATGGTCGGGGTTGTGGGACACGTCACTCAGTTCTGCCGGACTGGGACGGTTACAGCGCATCATAGTCGAACCGGTTTGAAAGCCGGGCCGTAGTGGGTGCCAGCCCCGTAGACGAAATGGTGTTATGGCCGGATGTGTATCCCAAGTAGCACGGGGCCCGAGAAATCCCGTGTGAATCTGTCAGGACCACCTGATAAGCCTAAATACTCCCAGATGACCGATAGCGGACAAGTACCGTGAGGGAAAGGTGAAAAGTACCCCGGGAGGGGAGTGAAATAGTACCTGAAACCGTTTGCTTACAAACCGTCGGAGCCTCCTTTGTAGGGGTGACGGCGTGCCTTTTGAAGAATGAGCCTGCGAGTTAGCGATATGTGGCGAGGTTAACCCGTGTGGGGTAGCCGTAGCGAAAGCGAGTCTGAATAGGGCGATTCAGTCGCATGTCCTAGACCCGAAGCGAAGTGATCTATCCATGGCCAGGTTGAAGCGACGGTAAGACGTCGTGGAGGACCGAACCCACTTCAGTTGAAAATGGAGGGGATGAGCTGTGGATAGGGGTGAAAGGCCAATCAAACTTCGTGATAGCTGGTTCTCTCCGAAATGCATTTAGGTGCAGCGTTGCGTGTTTCTCGCCGGAGGTAGAGCTACTGGATGGCCGATGGGCCTCAACAGGTTACTGACGTCAGCCAAACTCCGAATGCCGGTGAGTGAGAGCGCAGCAGTGAGACGGTGGGGGATAAGCTTCATCGTCGAGAGGGAAACAACCCAGACTACCAACTAAGGCCCCTAAGCGTGTGCTAAGTGGGAAAGGATGTGGAGTTGCACAGACAACCAGGAGGTTGGCTTAGAAGCAGCCACCCTTGAAAGAGTGCGTAATAGCTCACTGGTCAAGTGATTCCGCGCCGACAATGTAACGGGGCTCAAGCACACCGCCGAAGTTGTAGATTTCGCACACTCGACAAGCCTTCGTGGTTCAGTCGTGCGGAGTGGTAGGAGAGCGTCGTGTGGCGAGTGAAGCGGCGGAGTGATCCAGCCGTGGACGCTACACGAGTGAGAATGCAGGCATGAGTAGCGAAAGACGGGTGAGAAACCCGTCCTCCGAAAGACCAAGGGTTCCAGGGCCAGGTTAATCCGCCCTGGGTAAGTCGGGACCTAAGGCGAGGCCGACAGGCGTAGTCGATGGACAACGGGTTGATATTCCCGTACCGGCGAACAACCGCCCAAGCTAATCCAGTGGTGCTAAGAGTCCTAACCCGGCACATCCGGATCCCTTCGGGGTGATGGTGGCCGGTCTAACGCTCGACCCCATGCTGGTGCGGTTAGCGTATGAACAGGTGTGACGCAGGAAGGTAGCTGAGCCAGGCGATGGTATCCGTAAGGTGAACCTGGTGTAAGGATGTAGGGCTGACGATAGGCAAATCCGTCGTCTGTGTGCCTGAGATCCGACGCGTACCCGTAAGGGGAAATCAGTGATCCTATGCTGCCGAGAAAAGCATCGACGCGAGGTTGCAGCCGCCCGTACCCGAAACCGACTCAGGTGGTCAGGTAGAGAATACCAAGGAGATCGAGATAATCGTGGTTAAGGAACTCGGCAAAATGCCCCCGTAACTTCGGGAGAAGGGGGGCCGGACACGTGACCGGATTTACTCCGTGAGCGTTGAAGGCCGCAGAGACCAGTGGGAAGCGACTGTTTACTAAAAACACAGGTCCGTGCGAAGTCGCAAGACGATGTATACGGACTGACGCCTGCCCGGTGCTGGAAGGTTAA
The sequence above is drawn from the Curtobacterium sp. L6-1 genome and encodes:
- the ilvC gene encoding ketol-acid reductoisomerase, whose product is MTDIVYDADADLSLIQGKKVAVIGYGSQGHAHALNLRDSGVEVKIGLKEGSKSRQKAEEAGFEVHTPADATAWADVVVILTPDQVQRIVYKDDIAPNLKQGATLVFGHGFNIRYGYIEAPEGVDVSLVAPKGPGHTVRREYEAGRGVPVIVAVEVDASGSAWDLAWSYSKAIGGLRSGGIKTTFTEETETDLFGEQAVLCGGTSQLIQYGFETLVEAGYQPQIAYFEVLHELKLIVDLIWEGGLTKQRWSISDTAEFGDYVSGPRVISPEVKENMKAVLADIQDGTFAKRFIEDQDAGAPEFTALREKGEGHPVEATGRELRKLFAWKQADSDYVDGSAAR
- the ilvN gene encoding acetolactate synthase small subunit — protein: MSHVLSLLVEDKPGLLTRVAGLFARRGFNIESLAVGNTEVDGLSRITVVVDVEDLPLEQVTKQLNKLVNVIKIVELDFPQSVQREHMLVKVRVDNQTRSAVLDAVTLFRAQVVDVATDSLVVEVTGDPGKIQAILRVLEPYGIKELARAGLLGMGRGPKSITDRVR
- a CDS encoding 3-isopropylmalate dehydrogenase — translated: MTQQQTLKLAVVRGDGIGPEVVDEALKVLRAVADGALDVQETDFALGADRFLATGDVLTETDMAAIAEHDAILLGAVGGDPRDPRLAGGVIERGLLLKLRFAFDHYVNLRPTTVHAGVTSPLAEPGDVDFVVVREGTEGPYVGNGGAIRVDTPHEIATEVSLNTAHGVERVVRYAFALAARRPRRHLTLVHKTNVLVYAGSLWQRTVAAVAQEFPEVTVDYQHVDAVTIHMVREPSRFDVIVTDNLFGDIITDLAGAISGGIGLAASGNINPDGTFPSMFEPVHGSAPDIAGQQLADPTAAVLSVALLLDHVGRSDLAAAVTQAVEADLADRGTTRRSTAEIGDAIVAAATARTTTA
- the serA gene encoding phosphoglycerate dehydrogenase, translating into MSKPVVLIAEELSPATVDALGPDFEIRNVDGTDRPALLSALSDAHAILVRSATKVDAEAIAAAPELRVIARAGVGLDNVDIKAATTAGVMVVNAPTSNIISAAELTVGHILSLARHIPAAHASLAAGAWKRSSYTGVELYEKTVGIIGLGRIGALITQRLQAFGVSVIAYDPYVTSARAQQLGVELVSLEDLLRRADFTTIHMPKTPETVGMISDDQFALMKPTAFVVNVARGGLIDEDALHRALTSNTIAGAGLDVFVSEPPKDSPLVALPNVVVTPHLGASTDEAQEKAGVAVAKSVRLALGGELVPDAVNVAGGVIDPYVRPGIPLVEKLGQVFTAMATSPVTSIDVEVHGELADYDVSVLKLAALKGVFTDVVSDQVSYVNAPLIAEQRGVTVRLITDGDSPEYRNLLTIRGAQSDGPAISVSGTLTGPKQVEKLVEINGYDVEVALDKHHVVMAYTDRPGIVAVYGKEFGEAGINIAAMQIARQSAGGEALSVLTVDSPVPDAVLEHVRSTIDATSLREIDITL
- a CDS encoding mannitol-1-phosphate 5-dehydrogenase gives rise to the protein MAVTRRAVHIGAGKIGRGFVGQFLVASGYDLTFVDVDERVVAALNEAGRFVVHEVGEMPVEHTVAGFRALNSKTDRDRVVQAIAEADVVTTAVGARTLPLVAPLIAEGLAARPLDRGEVTIVACENAFNATDSLHASIRRAPILEDRDVAAVFANCAIDRIVPDQSGVLGQSGGLDVVLEPFYEWVIERTPFAGTDVEHPVIDGVTWVDDLQPFVERKLYTVNTAHATAAYHGWVRGIRLIREALQDPDVRAEVDGVLAETTALLIAKHGFDPEEHAGYVAANLTRIANPLLPDTTLRVGRNPLRKLGRRERFIGPAAQLAEHGLPVDHLLGAVRVALEFDDQDDPESYELHALLRSGATAHALTEILTGLMEGHPLFPAVRDVVAGVLETQPAQA